A single Stutzerimonas stutzeri DNA region contains:
- a CDS encoding branched-chain amino acid ABC transporter substrate-binding protein, with amino-acid sequence MKTKQHLSKLFLAIALTGAASYTLAADTIKIGLAGPVTGAVAQYGDMQFIGAQMAIEQINKKGGVSGQQLEGIVYDDACDPKQAVAVANKIVNDEVSFVVGHLCSSSTQPASDIYEDEGILMITAASTSPDITSRGYELIFRTIGLDSLQGPTAGNFIADHVKPKNVAVIHDKQQYGEGIATAVKQTLEEKGVKVGLFEGINAGDKDFSSMISKLKQAGVDFVYYGGYHPELGLLLRQAKERGLNVRFMGPEGVGNKEISAIAGPASEGLYVTLPKSFDQDPRNQELVEAFKAKQQDPSGPFVFPAYAAVQVIAEGIEKAGSTDTEEVAAALRSNTFDTPTGSLAFDEKGDLKDFNFVVYEWHQDGTKTEAK; translated from the coding sequence ATGAAGACCAAGCAGCATCTGTCCAAACTTTTCCTGGCCATCGCTTTGACCGGAGCCGCGAGCTACACGCTAGCCGCCGACACCATCAAGATCGGTTTGGCCGGGCCAGTCACGGGGGCGGTCGCGCAGTACGGCGACATGCAGTTCATCGGGGCCCAGATGGCCATCGAGCAAATCAACAAGAAGGGCGGCGTCAGCGGCCAGCAGCTGGAAGGGATCGTGTATGACGATGCCTGTGACCCCAAGCAGGCGGTCGCGGTCGCCAACAAGATCGTCAACGATGAAGTCAGCTTCGTGGTTGGCCACCTGTGCTCCAGCTCGACCCAGCCAGCATCCGACATCTACGAAGATGAAGGCATTCTGATGATCACCGCGGCCTCGACCAGCCCGGACATCACTTCGCGTGGCTATGAACTGATCTTCCGCACCATCGGCCTGGACAGTCTGCAGGGCCCGACCGCCGGCAATTTCATCGCCGACCACGTCAAGCCGAAGAACGTCGCCGTCATCCACGACAAGCAGCAGTACGGTGAAGGCATCGCCACCGCGGTGAAGCAGACCCTAGAAGAGAAAGGCGTCAAGGTCGGCCTGTTCGAAGGCATCAATGCCGGCGACAAGGACTTCTCCTCGATGATCTCCAAGCTCAAGCAGGCCGGCGTCGACTTCGTCTACTACGGCGGCTATCACCCCGAACTCGGACTCTTGCTGCGCCAAGCCAAGGAACGCGGCCTGAACGTGCGTTTCATGGGCCCTGAAGGGGTTGGCAACAAGGAAATTTCCGCGATCGCCGGCCCGGCATCCGAAGGCCTCTACGTGACGCTGCCGAAATCCTTCGACCAGGACCCTCGCAACCAGGAGCTGGTCGAGGCCTTCAAGGCGAAGCAGCAGGACCCGAGCGGCCCGTTCGTATTCCCGGCCTACGCGGCGGTCCAGGTGATTGCCGAAGGCATCGAGAAAGCCGGCAGCACCGACACCGAAGAAGTCGCCGCGGCATTGCGCAGCAACACCTTCGATACGCCGACCGGCAGCCTCGCCTTCGACGAGAAGGGTGACCTGAAAGACTTCAACTTCGTGGTCTACGAATGGCACCAGGACGGCACCAAGACCGAAGCCAAGTGA
- a CDS encoding DUF2288 domain-containing protein — translation MSEDPSTLYAKLLGETAPISWQELQPFFARGALLRVASDFDLIEAAQAVAQDDREKVAAWLAQGHILKLESEQAQDWLERDPQLWAVVVAPWVLVQERGQRPAVH, via the coding sequence ATGAGCGAAGACCCAAGCACTCTCTATGCCAAGCTATTGGGCGAAACCGCGCCGATCTCCTGGCAGGAATTGCAGCCTTTCTTCGCTCGCGGCGCGCTGTTGCGCGTGGCCAGCGACTTCGATCTGATCGAGGCCGCGCAGGCGGTGGCGCAGGATGATCGGGAAAAGGTCGCTGCCTGGCTGGCCCAGGGCCATATCCTCAAGCTGGAGTCCGAACAGGCACAGGACTGGCTGGAGCGCGATCCGCAATTGTGGGCCGTGGTCGTCGCGCCTTGGGTGCTGGTGCAGGAGCGCGGTCAGCGGCCAGCCGTGCACTAA
- the phnE gene encoding phosphonate ABC transporter, permease protein PhnE, with protein MRSLSRYALPSLLLAAVVGSFVYLQLDTGALFSRDGLGQMADYASGFFSPDLSPGHLKAIGHGALETLAMSAVGTLLAALLGLLLALPASGRFGLLAKGASRLLLNALRAIPELVWAALMVLAAGLGPNAGTLALALHTAGVLGRLFAEALENTPSGPADALRLSGCNRISAFCYGTLPILWPQLMAYTLYRWENNIRMASVLGFVGAGGLGQMLYMSLSLFQEAQASTVILAMLLMVLAVDALSGWARLRWVRG; from the coding sequence GTGAGGTCGCTTTCACGCTATGCGCTGCCGTCGTTGCTGCTGGCGGCGGTGGTCGGCTCGTTCGTCTACCTGCAACTCGACACCGGCGCGCTGTTCAGCCGTGACGGCCTCGGGCAGATGGCCGATTACGCCTCGGGCTTTTTCAGCCCTGATCTGTCGCCCGGTCATCTGAAGGCCATCGGCCACGGCGCGCTGGAAACTCTGGCGATGTCGGCGGTGGGTACGCTATTGGCCGCACTGCTGGGATTGTTGCTGGCGTTACCGGCCTCGGGCCGCTTCGGCCTGTTGGCCAAGGGGGCGTCGAGGCTGTTGCTCAATGCGCTGCGTGCCATTCCGGAACTGGTCTGGGCGGCGCTGATGGTGCTGGCGGCGGGCCTCGGTCCGAACGCCGGGACCCTGGCATTGGCGCTGCATACGGCCGGCGTGCTCGGACGCTTGTTCGCCGAAGCCCTGGAAAACACACCGAGCGGCCCAGCCGACGCGCTGCGCCTGTCCGGCTGCAATCGCATCAGTGCGTTCTGCTATGGCACCCTGCCGATCCTCTGGCCGCAGCTGATGGCCTACACGCTGTATCGCTGGGAAAACAACATCCGCATGGCCAGTGTGCTCGGCTTCGTCGGTGCAGGCGGGCTGGGGCAGATGCTCTACATGAGCCTCAGCCTGTTCCAGGAAGCCCAGGCCTCGACGGTGATTCTCGCCATGCTGCTGATGGTCCTGGCAGTGGATGCGCTGAGCGGCTGGGCGCGATTGCGCTGGGTCCGCGGCTGA
- a CDS encoding PhnE/PtxC family ABC transporter permease, producing the protein MLNPDTARRDPAAAPRLVVAVLVLAVLWPGLSLSELNLAVLFDGSNAETMGTFLAGFWPPTHDGAFLLLLGRATLETLAIATAGMALALVVALPCALLATRALSISALSRAGRPRRGAQAVRWPVRGLLILLRSVPEIVWALLFVRAVGLGPTAGVLAIAITYAGMLGKVYAEIFESVDPLPTRALLGAGSSRLQAFAYGVLPQATGEMLSYTVYRWECAVRASVVMGFVGAGGLGQQMDLSMRMFAGGEVASMLLTFLVLVLMADAISQLLRRRFA; encoded by the coding sequence GTGCTGTGGCCGGGCCTGTCGCTGAGCGAGTTGAACCTGGCCGTGCTGTTCGACGGCAGCAACGCCGAGACCATGGGGACGTTCCTCGCAGGCTTCTGGCCGCCGACGCATGACGGTGCGTTTCTCCTGCTGCTGGGGCGCGCCACGCTGGAAACACTCGCCATTGCCACGGCGGGCATGGCCCTGGCGCTGGTGGTGGCGCTGCCCTGTGCCTTGCTGGCCACACGCGCGCTGTCCATCTCGGCGCTCAGCCGCGCCGGGCGTCCGCGCAGGGGGGCGCAGGCCGTGCGCTGGCCGGTGCGCGGGTTGTTGATCCTGTTGCGCAGCGTGCCGGAGATCGTCTGGGCGTTGCTGTTCGTGCGGGCGGTGGGCCTCGGGCCCACGGCGGGCGTGCTGGCGATTGCCATCACCTATGCCGGCATGCTCGGCAAGGTCTACGCGGAAATCTTCGAGTCGGTCGACCCGCTGCCCACCCGCGCCCTGCTCGGTGCGGGCAGTTCACGCTTGCAGGCGTTCGCCTATGGCGTGTTGCCGCAAGCGACGGGCGAAATGCTCTCGTACACCGTCTACCGCTGGGAATGCGCGGTGCGCGCCTCGGTGGTGATGGGCTTCGTGGGAGCCGGCGGGCTGGGCCAGCAGATGGACCTGTCGATGCGCATGTTCGCGGGAGGCGAGGTCGCCAGCATGCTGCTGACGTTCCTGGTGTTGGTGCTGATGGCAGACGCGATCAGTCAGCTGCTGCGCAGGAGGTTCGCGTGA